The Mercurialis annua linkage group LG7, ddMerAnnu1.2, whole genome shotgun sequence genome includes the window AGTTCAATGCGGTTACGAAGGTTGGTCTCCTCAAGTTCAAATAATGCCTTCTGTAAGTTTATTCTTTCCTGCACATTTTCACTGGTTTCACGGCTTAAAGTATCCAACCACGAGAGCTCATCGTCGACATCTTTTTCAGCAGGCTTGAAAATTAGTAAGGATTCTTTATCAGCCAGTTCTTTTCTCAAACGGCAAACCTCAATCTGTGCAATCAAATATGTTACTTTCTAAATGAGGTTTTCTACTAACTAAATCAACAGAAACAAAATATATGCAACAGCTTACCTGAAGACTGTCGATCATTCTCTGGTAATCTGACACATGGGTGTCAATTGTGCCAATGTTTTTCTGaggaaaatatcaaaaatatcaaaaatatgcAAGCAAAAGTTTCTACTTCTTGATGGTACTAGTCAAGCTTGTGACACGCAGGATTAGAGTAAGATGCAAAAGAACTACTGAACAATCACAAATCAATGCAATCAAATTATGCATGACTTCTATTAAGAATACGTCTTTATATTGCAATGCGAAGGAGAACCGAGAACCCAACTTCAAACATAGAGAATATAAGAAAATTGTGACagaattttttatgaaaagaatCAAGTCATATAAAAACTATTACCTGGATATGTGTCTTTATTTCCTTTGCTCGGTCAGCATATTTCAAGGTATTTATTGTATGATGATACTGAATGTTTGCAGGGGATATTGTAGCAACCATGATAGTCTGAGAATTACCACTCAGACCATCTTTAAGTATACGTGTTAGTTTGCTGTAAAATACTGAAATTAGCTATATTTCCAGTAGGGGATCGGGCTTATAAGCTGTTATTGTGCTCTTCAAACAAAAACACTTATGAAATATACCTATTGCGGTAAGGGACATAAGCAAGACCCTTCTTTTGTTGCTTCCCCAAGGCATTAATGCAGTTTGCTAAAGCGAGAAGGGAACGGTTAATATTAGCTCCGTCCCTTAGCTTATGACCTCCACTATTTGTTTCAGATGCTCTTTCACTGCCAGCAAGATCCACAAGAGCAAGTTTGCCTCGCATGACTTGATTTCGATACTTATTTCTCTGCTTTCTTTTAACAATTATTTCTAGAACAGCATGTGATCTGGCAGCATGAAAAGTAAAGTGACTCTCTCAGTAAGAGTTTAAATAAGTGAACACTAGTTTCAATGCAGACACTATGATTTTCAGTACTGTTAAGAGATGACAGAACTTCAACTGCACCAGCAAAGAAGCTCTTCTTCCTCAATTTCATCACAAATTTTGTGACTTGTAAGGATTATTTTACAAGCTTTATCCATTTTAAAGATAATTCATAATTGTTTACAATTTACACAGAAAAAAAATACTTGATGATATAACTGATTAAAAACttctttataatttatttagtgTTCAATGCGGTGAAATTATATCAGAAATTTTGAAAGTCAATCCGTGGTAATAACTCAGGAGTCAAGACTGAAAAATATATTGACAAACCGAGATGATGTTGCATTAGCCTCTGTGCTCTCTGTCTTTCGTCGACTATTTCCCAAGTTCAATAGTTCAAGAATCTTATCAGCCGATTGGACCTATGAAAAGCAGATATAATCAAGAACTAATAAGCATCCTGAAGATAATACGAATCAGAAGCATCCAAGGTAGGCAGAAGAGCTACTAAACTGTTTGAAAGAAACAATGAACATAACGTTTTCAGTTGAAAAGGTAATTAAGAAGAACAGATAGCATAAGCAGGAGCAATGCACGAGTGTTTAAAGTAATCTCTAACTGGAAGATTTAGTATGTGGTTCCGGGCAATGTACAACAGAGCAAATTAAAACATCATTTGATGTCACTAAATGTGCAAATAAAGAGGCTCCATAGTAGAATAAAGCCACTAAATTTGGTGGAGCCTTCGTTAAACTTTCTTTAGAGTACTTATTTCGAAATCTTTGGTCGTTGACCAGGTTATCACGGCACAATTATATTGAAGATCCGTCCAAGAAATAACAGTTAGccgaaaataatattttgaaagaCATCTAAACCAATTAGAGATGTCCTTAAATGATAAGTAAAGAAAGTTAGACCAACCATAACCATACCCATACTGTGAAAAGCACACAATGCCAGCAAACAAACCTAAGTTTAAACGAATGCTACTGAATAAATTAGAGGGAATATATGAACCTTGATACATTTCAACCCCACAATGATTATTCCTTTCTCTGGATCCTCTCGAAGTTCCAAATGACCCGATGATTTCTCAAGTAAATCATAGATAACCTAAATTCATAAGAAGTCGGGTTAAAACATTAACATTTGAACACACAAATGCCTGTAATAAATGTTCATAATTGGAAGACAACTTACTTCATTATAGACTTCAAGGTAAGAACAGGAGACATCAAATTCATCAGAGCTTTTATCCTTTTTTATAAGATCAAAAATGGTATACAAACTGAGAACCATAAGTCCGGGATCATCTCTGGTCCCAACCATTGTATATGTTTTACCACTGTAAAATTAAGCAAAACTATGAAAACAGGTGCACAGTCAAGTTGCACATCTAAAAACAAATACAGCGAAATGAAGGATTTTCGCCATCTACAAAGCCAGATATTAACCACATTGGAAATAAGTCGCACTTTAAAAAATGCAAATGAGAACTATAAAATAGGTCAGCTGAATACCTTCCAGTAGAACCATAGGCGAAAACAGTGGCATTTAAACCTTGAACAACCCCAGAGACTATCGAAGATATACTTTTCTTGTAGACACCCTGAACATAACCAAAGCAAATTTCAAACAGattacaaacaaacaaacaattcCAGAATTTAATCTAGATCATTTACTAACCAGTAGAACTTAGAAGGACATTAAAAAGTCACATTtcctataatttttaaaacatctttaactaaatcactaaaacctCAAAAGTAAACCTACTTTAGATTGGAACGAAAAGTTTGTAAGccctaatttaaatttgaacaGAATATTTGCAAGAATTCAAATGTCACTTATCGGAAATGATTTGATTTATTACAAAATGTCTTGCTTTTcttaattataacaaattaaaatacagTAACTATGATTTTTCCAAACATTAGAATCGACTAAATGAAATTGAATACTTGCGATTTGGACTTTggaaacaaaaagaaattgaaagatCGAAAGCAAACACACACCAAATTAGTAGAATCAGGACCAAATGcataatcaaaacaatatttcTTCTCTTTACTGCGATTCTGAATACGATCAAGATAGTCCTTCGATAAGTCAGGATCTAATACAATCACCTCCTACATTCCAAAAcacattcaaaatataaaaaaaaatcacaacaaaaatgaacaaaatcaaacacaaaatatatgaatgaaaacaaataaaaatcacCTTGTTATCACTAACACGAACAATATCACGGCCCCGTTCTTTCTCAGTTAACGGCCTACACTTAACAGCAACCTGCACAGAATCAAAGCGTAACAGATTAACagcaaaatcaaataaaaaatattaaaaaagttaaaaaattagttCATAATGTAATTACTAACCGTAAGAGTAGTAGTTGTCTTGGTAGGTGAAGCTCTAATGCTAGGCATTATTTACCTTATCTTCTTTCTCAccattaatcaaaaaaaaatcaaacaaaaaaaatctccAGCTGGTGCTAAGCTAGCTTACTAAAACCCTAACTCactcaaaaaaaatcatcagagaattaaaatcacaaaactaattgaaaaaattaagcAAAAAAAAACACAGATGATTGACGACTCGGTGTGTGTATTACACATTACTACTGAATCACATTGCTTAAAAGAATctcttcaaatgaaaaaaaaaatacaaatatttatggAGAAGAAATGCAGAAAAAACGTTACTActgatttataataataaaaaaatgagagaAATGTTAAACGGCCACGGAGACGGAGAGGGTGATACGGTGGTTGGCGGTGTACGATAGTTGTAGTGTAGTGAGTAATGGAGTAAACGCCATGTAACGGAGGGGGAGAAGAAGGAGCAGAGAAGAAGACGAAGAAGGagcaaagaagaagaagaaattttgTTTGTGTTGTGGTGTGGTGTGTTGTATTGTACGTGTTTGTAAAGCTGTAAGGTTATGGAGTGATAGTGACcgttagattttattttttattaatttgatttgggtGATGAGATGATTAAGGATAATGGGCGTATTAGATTTAACGGTGGTATTTAAACATACAATTTTTATGTGCGAGTGTGATCGATGAGAGAGgactttatgtttttttaaattgtttagttcaaattaaattaacaatttaagtttttaaaaaaaattcaaaataaatttgaaaattggtGAGATTAAATTctgtatttatttaaattttcattgTTATATTAGTAGAATTTCATTAGTgatgtttttaaattcaaattatattaataaacttGAAATTTTTTGACTTAGTAGTTACTAAAAAAGTTGcaattatttattaatgtaatatttaaaaattaaaatattaacccAACAAATAGTGAAATAGGGAATTCTAAATATAcctatcttattttatttttatttaattgatcaaAGCTTCTCGACTACAAGGGCTACTCGATATTTGGCATATATTTGTTATTAGCTATacttaaaacaataataataaaaataaattatcaaaaatctaataatatggcttttataaattatttattaaattaaatgcataatataatttttattttaaattattatattatgagACTACTAGCGGAATCATGATTTTTTATTCag containing:
- the LOC126655279 gene encoding kinesin-like protein KIN-8B, giving the protein MPSIRASPTKTTTTLTVAVKCRPLTEKERGRDIVRVSDNKEVIVLDPDLSKDYLDRIQNRSKEKKYCFDYAFGPDSTNLGVYKKSISSIVSGVVQGLNATVFAYGSTGSGKTYTMVGTRDDPGLMVLSLYTIFDLIKKDKSSDEFDVSCSYLEVYNEVIYDLLEKSSGHLELREDPEKGIIIVGLKCIKVQSADKILELLNLGNSRRKTESTEANATSSRSHAVLEIIVKRKQRNKYRNQVMRGKLALVDLAGSERASETNSGGHKLRDGANINRSLLALANCINALGKQQKKGLAYVPYRNSKLTRILKDGLSGNSQTIMVATISPANIQYHHTINTLKYADRAKEIKTHIQKNIGTIDTHVSDYQRMIDSLQIEVCRLRKELADKESLLIFKPAEKDVDDELSWLDTLSRETSENVQERINLQKALFELEETNLRNRIELQQLDDAIAKQQAIEKEGAVVEALRARRQLILDNIRDNDEAGINYQKEIEANEKQRCQLQDMIEKAISKDGNKTYLRILSQYRLLGMANTELQFEMAMRDQIIHNQRQAQKNLWNLLMSLGLDEKRLLKLAAKNGIMIEDRTMMPHPRFADKLSLNFSLDRYASIGTNPRNGQSISRSGVFGHGLRSFSTGRRDPGQALFMEEHHSSYYMLPHDHSPPAYLRLRKSTDHWFGSPHQHSQDLRSSCPDFKSRASPYSDGFSFSADFSHQLKRCNTGHMEV